A region of bacterium DNA encodes the following proteins:
- a CDS encoding DNA adenine methylase translates to MELESQIHYLLQTHAELLLAAQNKDEQVSYVTNYIGSKQKLVDWIWAHTPQGVQSVLDAFSGSAVVGYMYKRKGLRVVANDRLKYAYHIARAIVENNDTTLSDGDIDKLLTDNTNTGSFVQDNFKGLFFAKGVHALIDQIRANIDDLRGYKKDIALFALAKACLNGKGGYCHFQSSVRYEKYEDTLAEFTQRFRNNCNWINGLVYDNGKENRAENSPIDELLPGVKVDLAYFDPPYATEFSTTNYESFYHFIEGLMTYWKGLTIIVDSATHKYAEIEEETITRANSETFFETFLKGAQGISCWIISYRDHAFPNEASIKSMISNSGKVSRMYSKDHAYTMSAHHRQDEASLAKERIFVCGPTETAIRSQADWEEEAKQISQLQPVTAESFASTNKLQCSAITADIKLVSEAKEGISSNTEPEFVFVLTHVGTNLNGDNFTRDELIKAAPSAISRKVDLKHSQDLTDIVGGITESQWKDEEGGLVECTGRLFVADNPHAQLAYRLMKEGIVKQVSMECQYDAGECSICGKKFSSKADYCIHLRKYKGATYQGKPVYEILRGVVFTGVGLLSDKGADERAVIRSVAKTGVKMKTQALTFNEYFLQQQRSMTLWDIVGGLQSYLNDLLGKVKNEDLTNDQAFELMQSGVEQFRSSLEELFQNPADLPTVEAKKMSDHPTPETPPASEAAPASEQIKTLTQENADLKKQVDELSKQLDTLKKAAAQEKAKAKATELVKRFELKGRTFANDAEREAEIERLSALSEEALMAVEITVSGMPDLSTQANRQPIPVLKTDAGVKPINVADTPPGDELKTGLKDGLMAAYKQNRGEAVTN, encoded by the coding sequence ATGGAACTCGAATCACAAATTCATTATCTGCTTCAAACCCATGCTGAACTCCTGTTAGCGGCTCAGAACAAGGATGAGCAGGTTTCGTATGTAACGAACTACATCGGTTCGAAACAGAAACTGGTTGATTGGATTTGGGCACACACCCCACAGGGTGTGCAGAGTGTGCTTGATGCGTTCAGTGGCAGCGCTGTTGTTGGTTATATGTATAAGCGAAAAGGCTTGCGGGTCGTGGCAAATGACCGTCTGAAGTATGCTTACCACATAGCACGCGCCATCGTCGAAAACAATGATACGACACTATCCGACGGTGATATCGATAAACTGTTAACCGATAATACCAACACTGGAAGCTTCGTTCAGGACAATTTCAAGGGATTGTTCTTTGCCAAGGGTGTACATGCACTGATTGATCAGATTCGAGCAAACATCGATGATCTTCGTGGATACAAGAAGGACATCGCTCTATTCGCCTTGGCTAAGGCTTGCCTTAATGGCAAAGGTGGTTACTGCCATTTCCAATCATCTGTCCGGTATGAAAAATACGAAGATACCCTTGCTGAATTCACACAGCGATTCCGGAACAACTGTAACTGGATCAATGGATTGGTGTATGACAATGGAAAGGAAAACAGAGCAGAGAATTCGCCGATCGACGAACTACTCCCTGGTGTTAAAGTTGACTTAGCCTATTTCGATCCACCATACGCAACAGAATTCTCTACAACCAACTATGAGAGTTTCTATCACTTCATAGAAGGTTTAATGACCTATTGGAAAGGTCTTACGATCATCGTTGATAGTGCAACGCATAAGTATGCTGAGATCGAAGAAGAAACAATCACCCGTGCCAATTCTGAAACTTTTTTTGAAACTTTCCTGAAAGGCGCTCAAGGGATCAGTTGTTGGATCATCTCATACCGGGACCATGCTTTCCCAAATGAGGCATCGATCAAATCCATGATCTCAAACTCCGGCAAAGTGTCTCGCATGTATTCAAAAGATCATGCATATACAATGTCTGCTCATCATCGTCAAGACGAAGCGTCACTGGCTAAGGAACGGATTTTTGTCTGCGGACCAACCGAAACAGCGATCCGGTCTCAAGCAGATTGGGAAGAGGAAGCAAAGCAGATCTCCCAATTGCAGCCAGTGACTGCCGAGTCATTCGCTTCAACAAACAAATTGCAATGCTCGGCCATTACTGCTGACATCAAGCTGGTATCAGAAGCAAAAGAGGGTATTTCGAGTAACACCGAACCCGAGTTTGTGTTCGTTTTGACTCACGTCGGAACCAATCTCAACGGCGACAATTTCACTCGCGATGAACTGATTAAGGCTGCACCTTCTGCCATCTCACGTAAAGTTGATCTCAAACATTCGCAGGATCTCACCGACATCGTCGGTGGAATTACCGAATCCCAGTGGAAAGATGAAGAGGGCGGTCTGGTAGAGTGTACCGGTCGGCTCTTCGTTGCTGATAATCCGCACGCCCAACTTGCCTACCGGCTCATGAAGGAAGGAATCGTCAAGCAGGTTTCAATGGAATGCCAGTACGATGCCGGTGAGTGCTCAATCTGCGGTAAGAAGTTTTCTTCGAAAGCCGACTACTGCATCCATCTCCGCAAGTACAAGGGTGCTACTTACCAGGGTAAACCGGTGTACGAAATTCTGCGTGGGGTGGTTTTTACTGGTGTGGGATTGCTTTCCGATAAAGGTGCCGACGAGCGTGCTGTAATCCGTTCCGTTGCGAAAACAGGAGTCAAAATGAAAACACAGGCATTGACTTTTAATGAGTATTTCCTCCAGCAACAGCGCAGTATGACGCTGTGGGACATCGTGGGAGGATTACAAAGCTATCTCAACGATCTACTGGGCAAAGTGAAGAATGAAGACCTCACCAACGACCAGGCCTTCGAACTGATGCAAAGTGGCGTTGAGCAATTTCGTTCCTCGCTGGAGGAGCTGTTTCAAAATCCAGCTGATTTACCAACTGTGGAGGCAAAGAAAATGAGTGATCATCCCACACCGGAAACCCCTCCGGCGAGTGAGGCAGCTCCGGCAAGCGAACAGATCAAGACGCTGACGCAGGAGAATGCCGATTTGAAAAAGCAGGTCGATGAACTGTCGAAGCAACTCGATACGCTGAAAAAAGCTGCTGCTCAAGAAAAAGCAAAGGCAAAAGCAACGGAATTGGTGAAGCGATTCGAACTCAAAGGTCGCACGTTCGCCAATGATGCCGAGCGTGAAGCAGAGATTGAACGTCTGTCAGCCCTTTCCGAAGAAGCACTGATGGCCGTAGAGATCACTGTTTCGGGTATGCCTGACCTATCTACTCAAGCAAATCGTCAGCCAATCCCGGTACTCAAAACGGATGCTGGTGTCAAGCCCATCAACGTTGCCGATACGCCGCCCGGCGACGAACTCAAAACCGGATTAAAAGACGGTTTGATGGCGGCTTACAAACAGAATCGCGGCGAAGCGGTCACGAACTGA